The Spirosoma sp. SC4-14 DNA window AACTGTATGTTGGCAATGCCCGACAGGCCGCCCACTATTACCAGACAGCCTTTGGTTTTCAGCCGATCGCTCACGCTGGCTTGGCTACTGGCCTGAAAGACCGGGAGTCCTATGTATTGAAACAGGGGAAAATCCGGATTGTGCTTACCTCTCCCCTGCACAGCGACACAGACATTGGGCGGCATATCGATCGGCATGGCGATGGCGTACGGGTTGTAGCTTTATGGGTCAATGATGCCGCCCGCGCCTTCTACGAAACAGTTCGGCGCGGTGCCACGCCGTTTATTGAACCGACCTATGAGCACGATGAACATGGCTATGTGGTCCGCTCAGGCATATGCACTTATGGCGACACAGTTCATGTATTTGTTGAGCGAGAAGCCTACGACGGTGTGTTTTTGCCAGGCTACGCGCCCTGGACACCCGATTATCAACCTACCGATGTCGGGTTAAAATACATCGATCATATGGTTGGCAATGTAGGCTGGCATGAAATGAACATCTGGATGAATTTTTACCACGATGTAATGGGTTTTCAGCAACTGGTTTCGTTTGACGATAAAGATATTTCGACTGAGTATACGGCGCTAATGAGTAAGGTGATGAGCAACGGCAACGGTCGTGTAAAATTCCCGATCAATGAACCGGCCGAAGGAAAGAAAAAATCGCAGATCGAAGAATACCTCGATTTCTACGGCGGCCCCGGCGTTCAGCATATTGCCGTAGCTACCGATCATATTGTTGAAACTGTTCTGGCGCTGCGCGATCGGGGTGTCGAATTTCTGAGTGTACCCGAAACCTATTACGACCAGCTTGCCGAACGGGTTGGCGCAATCGATGAGTCCATTGATCAATT harbors:
- the hppD gene encoding 4-hydroxyphenylpyruvate dioxygenase, whose amino-acid sequence is MEAIETLEDQPTASEQADFLPLNGTDYIELYVGNARQAAHYYQTAFGFQPIAHAGLATGLKDRESYVLKQGKIRIVLTSPLHSDTDIGRHIDRHGDGVRVVALWVNDAARAFYETVRRGATPFIEPTYEHDEHGYVVRSGICTYGDTVHVFVEREAYDGVFLPGYAPWTPDYQPTDVGLKYIDHMVGNVGWHEMNIWMNFYHDVMGFQQLVSFDDKDISTEYTALMSKVMSNGNGRVKFPINEPAEGKKKSQIEEYLDFYGGPGVQHIAVATDHIVETVLALRDRGVEFLSVPETYYDQLAERVGAIDESIDQLRQLGILVDRDDEGYLLQIFTKPVCPRPTLFFEIIQRKGARSFGKGNFKALFEAIEREQALRGTL